Proteins encoded by one window of Nitrospirota bacterium:
- the gspE gene encoding type II secretion system ATPase GspE produces the protein METIDSIKDDEMEFSLLQDLPLSFVKGNVFLPMRKEDGELLGVVADNRGIFALRDMARGLNLKPHPVQADEKVIIDAINRIYSQTSRVNEVMGDIKGEDLSMVATEFESPQDLLELTEEAPIIRLLNAMLMEAAKEKASDIHVEPYEKGLDVRFRVDGILRKVLSPPRIIQDALISRIKIIAGLDIAEKRLPQDGRIRLLVGGKDIDIRVSIIPTALGERAVLRLLDRHAGVLSLEKLGLEDEILRVFKEALSRPNGIILVTGPTGSGKTTTLYASLLKLNTEERNIITVEDPVEYQLSGIGQMQVNPKIGLTFAAGLRSILRQDPDIMMVGEIRDLETAEIAVHASLTGHLVLSTLHTNDAPSALTRLIDMGIEPFLVASSLVCVLAQRLVRVICPHCKESYAPSKEEISYLEIEPAPKVLYRGKGCDKCLGKGYIGRAGIYELLEITPDIRTMIVERKDAQVIRRTATVKSGFKPLQKNAVEKIIKGVTTVEEVLRVTQKDAEA, from the coding sequence ATGGAAACAATCGACAGCATAAAAGACGATGAAATGGAGTTCTCACTTTTACAGGACCTCCCCCTTTCATTTGTAAAGGGAAATGTGTTCCTGCCTATGCGGAAAGAGGACGGCGAGCTGTTAGGCGTTGTTGCCGATAACCGCGGAATCTTCGCGCTCAGGGACATGGCAAGGGGCCTGAATCTGAAGCCCCATCCCGTTCAGGCGGACGAGAAGGTAATTATCGACGCCATTAACCGCATCTACAGCCAGACCAGCAGGGTAAATGAAGTGATGGGAGATATCAAAGGCGAAGACCTGTCCATGGTCGCCACGGAGTTTGAATCGCCGCAGGACCTGCTTGAGCTAACTGAAGAGGCCCCGATAATACGATTGCTCAATGCCATGCTTATGGAGGCTGCCAAGGAAAAGGCAAGCGATATACATGTAGAGCCGTATGAAAAGGGACTCGATGTCAGGTTCAGGGTGGATGGAATATTGCGCAAAGTGCTGAGCCCCCCCAGAATAATCCAGGACGCTCTCATATCAAGGATAAAGATAATCGCCGGACTCGACATCGCGGAGAAAAGGCTCCCGCAGGATGGAAGGATAAGGCTCCTTGTAGGCGGTAAAGATATCGACATCAGGGTTTCAATAATACCGACTGCTCTTGGTGAAAGGGCCGTTCTCAGATTGCTTGACAGGCACGCGGGCGTATTGAGCCTTGAAAAGCTTGGACTGGAGGACGAGATATTACGTGTATTCAAAGAGGCCTTGTCCAGGCCGAACGGAATAATCCTCGTGACCGGCCCCACAGGCTCAGGCAAGACCACAACGCTTTATGCCTCACTTCTAAAGCTCAATACCGAGGAGAGAAACATCATCACGGTTGAAGACCCGGTTGAATACCAGTTAAGCGGCATCGGGCAGATGCAGGTAAATCCAAAAATAGGATTGACGTTTGCCGCTGGACTGCGGTCTATTTTGAGGCAGGACCCGGACATCATGATGGTTGGTGAGATCAGGGACCTTGAGACCGCCGAGATCGCTGTGCACGCCTCGCTGACGGGCCATCTCGTTCTCAGCACTCTGCATACAAATGATGCGCCGAGCGCATTAACGAGACTCATCGACATGGGGATAGAGCCGTTCCTCGTGGCATCGTCGCTTGTATGCGTGCTGGCACAGCGGCTGGTGAGGGTGATCTGCCCTCACTGCAAAGAATCCTATGCACCGTCAAAGGAAGAAATAAGTTATCTTGAGATCGAGCCTGCGCCTAAGGTCCTTTATCGCGGCAAAGGCTGTGATAAATGCCTCGGCAAAGGTTACATCGGCAGGGCCGGGATTTACGAGCTGCTTGAGATCACCCCTGATATAAGAACAATGATCGTGGAAAGAAAAGACGCTCAGGTGATCAGGAGAACGGCAACAGTAAAGTCCGGGTTTAAACCCTTACAGAAAAACGCAGTCGAGAAGATCATAAAAGGTGTTACAACAGTAGAGGAAGTCCTGAGAGTAACGCAGAAGGATGCGGAAGCATAA